TTGCTTCTAAATCTTCCcacgaggtttttttttttttcctttacatttCAGTCTTCCAGGTAATGGAGTTTACTTTTCTAATTCTGTAGAACAATAATAAACAGAGTACCTGGTCGTCTCACATTGAAATCTGAGAAACTTGCAACTCTGAATAAAACCTTAAATCCAGTATCTGGTCTTCctgctttgaaataaaaatatattctgGGAACTTAAAGGCCAAATAATTGCAATTTATGTATTTTTCTTCCTTACCTATGATTTACTTTTGGATTATGGTGAAAATATACTTCAACTCTGTTATGTAAATAGAGCTGCCTCCTGAATTACCAAGCCCCTGAGCAAGGTCAGGGAGGAAGTCTAGGCCACAAAAAGGGCGGGCCTCCAATGGAAGAGGCAGGACTGGAACTAACTTCCTCCatccagcccttcagcactgccagGCCTCtactgcctggggctctggtaGCAATGTAAAGGTTTGGGGCTCCAATAGGTACTGCTGCCCAGGTAGTGGCAGCCTGGAGCCTAAGGCCtgtttaaatcaccaggccccagggcagctgcccctttccccGCCTCCCCATTGGTGGCccttatataaaatatttaagatAGAAAAATAATTGTATTGTTGTCTATCTTGCTTGTTTTTCAATTGTGAAGTTTCCATAGTTTCCCTTCCATGCAGTGAATATTAATTGCTAGTACTGACAACTACTTTCTAAAATACTCTGTATTTCTGCAAGTGGCAGTTTGTTGCTGTCATGGACAGTAAAACTCCATCCAGTTCTAGAGTTGTAGAACCAAGGACCTCTTTTAATCATGAGTTCAGTTCATAGAACGAGTGTTAGGTAGGTAAGGGTTATCAGTACATAATATCTTCTGCTGTAACTGTTGCCTCTTCTGTTTTAGTTTTGAATTCAGGGAGGTGCATTCCACTTATGGCAATTAGCAACAAATTTACTACGTGAGATGTAGCACTAGCTACACAAAGCCAAATAGAGCTTTCATACTGTTCTTCCAAAATTACAAACTGAAAGATGTTTTCTTGGAAATTGGCAATTCTTTCTGTGAGGCGATGAAGTTTAACAGCAGCTATAAAGCTAGCGACAGCCAATGCTGTAAAGCCTCCTGCAACAGAATGAAAAAATAATTAACCATTTTCTGAACAAGTTAAACATTGACTGATTCAGGAAAACAAgatgtaagcacatgcttaaagtttaaACATATAATTAAGTGATATCCAGATTAAGAATGTTAGTGCTTTTCTGAACTGGGGTCTTTATTAGTTATGTGACCAACCTTTGCATaaatgttgttttaagtttttttgtttgtgatATTGAAGCTATATAGGTGAATTCCCTGTTCATACAAAACAATTTACAGTATGGTGAAGTCTGAAACGCTTTCTAAAAGGTTTATTGTAATAAAGGGGAATTCAGTGCTATTTTTTTCACACAAATATAGAGGTAATGATAAATTTGCATATGGCAAGAGAGTAATGATCTTCTTTTGTATACATTTACTTTTACAATTTTATTCTAATGTGGTTGGTAGTAAAATTATTTTACCTGCGAGTAAATTCCATAGGTATATACCTGCGGGACCTTTAATAGCTCGGTATGGAACTTTTATTGCATTGAGAATGCAGAATCCAAAACTGACCAGAGCAAAGGAAATGGCCATACAAAGGAAGATTAAAATCATCATATGAAGGCCTGCATTCAACTTTTTCACCAGATGAGGGAAGACTGGCAAGAAAGAAATATTCAGTTATTCAGTGTATAAAAATTACAGGATAAACATTATACTCATGCTAGAAACTGCTTTTCACTCCAATTAACAAAGCATTAATTACAGGGGGAATCAATATGGATAGATAGAGGTGTGTTAGTCCATGAAGGATGAAATTTATCTGCTCACTACATCAAAGGAGCAGAATTCTGATGTCAACCCCCCCTGAACTTTGCTGAAATTCAGATACAAGTACATGTCTATGCTATGAGCTTGGGATGTGATAGCACTAATGAACAACTTATTTTTGTCTTGATACCACCAAAATTGTTAAAAGAATATTAATAGGGTTGCAAAGTCCAGCAtgcaaaagttaggaaatgccacagTTAGGATTGCTTGTTCCCCATGTATGTGTATGCATTATAATGCACTCATTAGTTACAGGGTAACATTATCTTTTCCACAGAACCCCTGCCTCATTCTGTACTCCCATGAGTACAGACTGTTCTGCTCTTTCTTCTTAAGCGTGACCCCTAATACTTTGTGGCCTGCAACTTGTCCCAGACCAG
Above is a window of Pelodiscus sinensis isolate JC-2024 chromosome 5, ASM4963464v1, whole genome shotgun sequence DNA encoding:
- the CLRN2 gene encoding clarin-2, translating into MPNCFKKTIFALASALSFVSFLLIVIAMGMQKWMTGKILCKTGADLVNATDPELVKFIGDIYYGLFRGGKLRQCGLGGRRSKFTIFPHLVKKLNAGLHMMILIFLCMAISFALVSFGFCILNAIKVPYRAIKGPAGIYLWNLLAGGFTALAVASFIAAVKLHRLTERIANFQENIFQFVILEEQYESSIWLCVASATSHVVNLLLIAISGMHLPEFKTKTEEATVTAEDIMY